CGGGCCGCGGCGAGGGCGGCCAGGATCTCGTCGTCGTTCATGGCTGCTCCGCTCCGGCGACCGCGGCCAGCACCGGGTCGCTCCGCAGCTTGTCGAGGCAGCGGCGGCGGGTCGGCCCGATGGCGCCGACCGGGGTGCCGGTGCTGCTGCTGATCTCGGCGTAGGGCGCCGGCGGATCGTCGAACAGCAGGGTGAGCAGCCGCCGGCAGTGCTCGGGCAGGTTGTCGAACGCGGCCCGCAGCGCGATGTGCTGCTCCTGCGTCACCAGCAGTTCCTCGAACGCGGGGTCGTCGACCGTGTCGAGGCCGGACTCGTCGCCGACCAGCACCTGCCGCCGCCGGGAACGCAGCAGGGCCAGGCACTCCCGGCGCACGGTGGTGGCGAGCCAGCCCGGCAGCGCGGCCGGCTCGCGGATCGTGTCGAGGCGCTCGACCAGGCGCAGCCAGACACAGGCGGCGACGTCTTCGGCATCGGCACCGCCGAGCCCGTAGCGCCGGCAGATCGCCCACACCAGCGGCGCGTAGCGGTCGACCAGGTCGTTCCAGGCCCCGGCGTCGCCGTGCCTGGCCAGCTCGACCAGCCCGACGACGGTGGGATCGTCGCGCATGACCCCCTCCTCCCGTGGCCCGAACGTCCGTTGTCGACCCACAGACACACTAACGGTCGCGGTTGATACACCCGCGGCTATATTTTCCGAGGTGGACACTCACCTCCTGCTCGCGTTCGTCGTCGCGAGCGCGCTGCTCTCCCTCGCGCCCGGGCCCGACCTGTTGTTCGTCGTCGCCAACGGGGTCGCCGGCGGCCGCCGGGCCGGGGTGCTCGCCGCCCTCGGCATGTCGACCGGGCTGGCCATCCACACGGCAGCCGCGGCGTTCGGCCTCGGCGCGCTGATCCGCGCGGCACCGCAGGCGCTGACCGTGGTGCGCCTCGCCGGCGCCGTGTTCCTGCTCTACCTGGCCGTGATGACCTGGCGCAACAGCCGCGCCGCGCTCGAGCCGACCGCGCCGCCGGCCCGCCGGTCGCTGCGCCGCACCTACCTGATGGCGACGCTGACCAACCTGGCCAACCCCAAGGTGATCCTGTTCTATCTCGCGTTCGTGCCGCAGTTCGTCGGCACCGGCCCGGCCGCCTGGCCTACCTGATGGCGACGCTGACCAACCTGGCCAACCCCAAGGTGATCCTGTTCTATCTCGCGTTCGTGCCGCAGTTCGTCGGCACCGGCCCGGCCGCCTGGCCGGTCACCACCCAACTCCTGCTGCTCGGTCTGGTCTTCATCGTGGTCGGCCTGTCGGTCGACGGCACCGCCGGCCTGCTCTCCGGCACGCTGGCCGAGAAAGTCGCCGCCCGACCCGGCTTCCGCCGCCGGATGGAACGGATCTCCGCCGCGGTCTTCGCCGGCCTCGCCGCCCGCCTGGTGATCGACAACTAGTCCGCTAGCTACGGGCCCGGCAGGGGGTAGGCGCCCGAACGGACACCCTGGCCCGCCGGCGACACGCCTGGCAGGGGCGTGTCCTGCCGCGCGGCCAAAGGCAACCCGCGCGGGCCCCTCCGAACACGGTCGATCGGCCAGCCCCGCGTCACCTGCGTGGCGGCGGTGGGTCGTAGACGACGGACCAGGGTTGCGGTGCGGTTGCCGGGCGGGGCGACGGCGTGGGACCGGCCAGGATGCTGGCGGCGACCGTGCCGAAGGTCTCGACCGCCGGGTGAGGCGCGCGGTCCGGCCAGATCGCCGACGTTCGGCGGTCGAGGGCCGGCCCGGCGAGCGGGCGCCAGGCCACCCGCGGCTCACGGCGGGCGGTCGTCTCCGGTTCGAAGGCCACGCACTGGCGGCCCAGCACCAGGCCCAGCAGGAAGTCCGGGTTGTGGGCGTGCCGGACCCGGCGCGGGGTGAAGCCACCCTGGCGGCAGCGGTCGAGGATCTCGTCATACCAGGCCGGCGCCGTCGCCCGCGGGAAGATGGCCAGGTCGTGGCCGGTCAGGTCGGCCAGGTCGAGCTCGCGGAGCTGGGCCAGCGCGGCCGTCCGCGGCAGCATCACGCCCAGCCGCACCCCAACCACCGGGCCAGCGCGCAGGCCGTCGGACAGGTCGACCGGATGGTGCACCAGCCCGACGTCGAGCCGCGCCTCGGCCAGCAGCCGGAGCTGTTCGGCGCTGGTCAGCTCGTGCAGGTCGACGTCGAGGCCCGGCGCCCGGTCGGCGAGACCGGCCAGCAGTGCCTGCAACGTGACCGCCAGTAGTTCCGGTGGCACGCCCGCGCGCAGGGTGCCGAGCTGGCCGTCGCGGACCTTGCGCATCACCACCCGGACCCGCTCCTCGGCGGCCAGCAGCGCGGCCGCCTCGGCGGTCAGCAGGCGGCCGGCGACGGTCAGCGTGACCTGCCGGCGGGAGCGGTCGAACAGCGCGACGCCCAACTCGCGTTCGAGGCGTTGGATGGTCTGGCTCAGCGGCGGCTGGGCGATGCCGAGCCGTTCCGCCGCGCGCCCGAAGTGCAGCTCCTCGGCGACGACGAGGAACTGCCGCAGGTGCCGGGCCAGGTCCATCCGCCCGAGGATAGGTGTTCGCATATCAGTAGCCTCGACAGGTGCCAACGCTGAGCCGGATCGCCGGGATCTTCGACGCTGTCGGGGTCGACGCGCAGCTACACGCCGTCGACATCGACGGCGGGGCCGAGCTGGCGCTGCGGGCCGACGAGCCGGTGGTGCTGGCCTCGATCTTCAAGATCCTGCTGGTGCTCGAGTTCGCCCGCCAGGCGGTGGCCGGGCAGCTCGACCCGACCGAGCGGGTCATCGTGCGGGCCGCGGACCGGCTCGGTGGCTGGGGCACCGCGGGCTGCGCCGACGACGCCGAGCTGTCGCTGCGTGACCTGGCCTACTTCGCGATGGCCTTCACCGACAACACCGCCGCCGACCTGCTGATGCGCCGGGTCGGGCCCGATGTGCTGCCGCTGCTGGCGGCCGAGCTCGGGCTGACCGGCACGCGGGTCATCGGCGGGCCGCGGGAGCTTCTCGAGTCGATGTACGCCGACGTCGGTGCCGCCGGCGACGCCGAGTTCGTGAGGATCTTCCCGACCCTGCCGCCGGAACGGATCCGCGCGCTCAGCGTCTTCGACCCGGCCCGGACCACGTCGAGCACGCCGCGTGAGGTCAGCCGGCTGCTCGGGATGATCTGGCGGGACGAGGCGGGTCCGCCGGCCGCGACCGCGATGGTGCGCGGGCTGATGGCCCGGCAGATCTTCTGGACCCGGATCCAGTCGGGCTTCCCGCCGGAGGTCCGCGTCTCCGCCAAGACCGGCACGCTGCCGGGGCTGCACATGGAGGCCGGCGTCGTCGAGTATCCGGACGGCGGCCGCTACGCCCTGTCGGTCTTCGCCCTGGCCCGCCTGGGTGCCGAGGCCCGCCGGATCGACGTCGACCTGGCGATCGGGGAAGCGGCGCGGACGGCCGTCGAGAGGCTGCGCGACCAGCGCTGATATGCGTACCCGTATCGAATGGTAAAGATCTTGGTCTTGGACGTGGGTGGCCTGTTGATGATGGGCTGCTGCGCATGACAGACACCCGAATGCACCGCCGAGGCCTACTGCGCACCGCCGCCGCCGCGACCGGGCTGGCCGCCGCGGGGGCGACCGGACTGGCCAGCGCCAACGCCGCCGAAGCCAACCCCGCCGACGCCGCACCGCGCCGCTGGAAGGCCGGCGCCGCCACGTTCCGCTGGTTCGGCACGGCCGGCTGGCGGATCGACATCGGCGCCCGCACGGTGCTGGTCGACCCCTACCTGAGCCGATACAGGACCGGGCTCTTCGACGGCGGGATGAACCCGGCGACGCCGCTGACCGTCGACACCGCCACCGTCGACGCGCACACCGGCCGTCCGGAGACCGTTCTCGTCACGCACTCGCACTGGGACCACTTCAACGACGTGCCGCACATCGCGACCAACACGGGCGCGCGGGTGCTGGGCACCATGACCACCTACCAACTCGGGCTCGCGTCAGGCATCCCAGCGGCCCAACTCGGCCCGCTCAAGGGCGGCGAGGTGCTCGACTTCGGTGACTACACCGTCGAGGCGGTCGGGTCGCTGCACAGCCGCAACGCCGGTTACTCGATCGGCATCCCGGGCGTGCGGCTCAGCCCGCCGCCGCGGCCGGCGACGGTCTCCGATCTTCCGGAGGGCGACACGCTCGCCTACCTGCTCACGGTTCGCGACGGGCCGGCGGTGTTCTTCATGGGCGCCAGCGACTTCGTCGCCCGCAACGTCGAGGGGATGCGGCCGGACATCGCGATGGTGGCGATGGCCTCGAGCACGGCGACCCACGACTACGTGCCGCGGCTGCTCGAAGCGCTGGGCCGGCCGGCCGTCGTCGTCCCGGTGCACTGGGACAACTTCGAGACGCCGCTGACCAACCCGCCGGCGGTGGCGCCGGCCGACCGCGAGCGGCTGGCTGCGATGATCACGCAGATCCGGCGGGTCGCGCCGCGGACCCGGATCGTCGTCCCCGACTACCTGACTGGGCACACCTTCGCATGACCGCTCGCACCACCCGCGTCGCGTCGCTCGCCGCCGGCCTCCTGCTGCTGGCGGCCTGCGACGTGCCGCCACCGCCGCCGCCCGTGCGGCCGCCGCCATCCGCGCCGGGACCGACGGCCGCCACCTGCCCCGACGGCTTCGAGATCAGTGGCGACCAGGTCGAGGCCGCGTCGGGTCTGCGGGCCTTCGGCATCACGCTGCGCAACTGTGGCGACCGGCCGTACCACGTCGACGGCTTTCCGGTCATCACCATGCTCGACGAATACGGCCGGCCGATCGGGATCACCGTCGGCACCGGCTCGGAGCCGGTCAGCTCGCCGGATGTCTGGGACCGCCCACCCGAGCCGATCGATGTCGCGCCCGGCGAGACGGTCCGGGCGCGGGTGTTGTGGCGCAACACGGTGACCGACGGTGAGTCGATCACCGGAGCACACCTGACGGTCGCGCCGGCGAAGGGCGCGGCGGCGCAGCTGGTCACCCCCAACGGCGGCATCGACGTGGGTACGACGCATCGCCTGGCCGTCAACGCCTGGACTAAGGTCGACCGGTGAACTGGGGTTCCTACCTGTCTTTCGTGGTGTTCGCCCTCGTCCTGATCGCCATTCCCGGCGCCGACTTCGCGGTGACGGTGCGCAGCACCCTCGCCGGCGGCCTGCGGCAGGGCCAATGGAGCGCGGCCGGCATCGCAACGTCCAATGTGGTGCAAGGCCTGCTCGCGGTGGCCGGCCTCGGGGCGGTCATCGTGCACATCGAGCCGCTCTTCCCGGCGGTCAAGTGGGCCGGCATCGGCTACCTGCTCTACCTGGCGGCCCAGTCGTTCCGCTCGGCCTGGCGCGGCGAGTACGCGTCGCTGGACGGCACCGCGACCGGTGCGGCCGGCAGCGCCTGGACCGGCTGGCGGCAGGGCTTCCTGTCCAACATCACCAACCCGAAGGTGCTGGTCTTCTACCTCGCGGTGCTGCCGCAGTTCCTCGGCCCGGGCACGCCGGTCGTGGTGCTGCTGGCGTTCGCGCTGACCCATGCCGCGCTCGGCCTGCTCTATTCACTGCTGGTCGTCGCCGGCCTGCACCGGGTGCGCGGGGTGCTGCGCCGCCGCCGGGTGCGGCGGGCGATGGACGCCGCGACCGGGGCCGCCCTCACCGCGTTCGGCGCCCGGCTCGCCACCGAGAACCTATAGCGTTCCCCAGACGACCGTCGCGGTCGTCGGCAGCGCCAGCGTGCCGTCGGGGCGTTGGTAGTCGCTCACCAGGGCCTCGACCGCCGTGTCGAACGCGAGCGCCTCCGCTGCCGGCATCAGCTCCCTGGCCAGCGACGATGTTGAATGGAACTGCTCGATATAGGCGCCGACGGCCTGGCTGAACTCCGTCGGCGGGGTCTCGTGTCGTCCGATGATTCGCCAGTGACCGCGCCGGGCCAACTCGTCGACGAGCGAGAAGCCGCGGTCGTAGGACTGGTTGCGGGAGTGCCGGGCGATCACCTCGAGCAACCCGTCGTGCCAGGGCAGCCGGTGGTAGGACTGCTCGACGACGGCCAGCACCGCGCCCGGTGCCAGCACCCGTCGTAGCACCGCGAAGGTCTGCGGCCAGTCCATCCAGTGCAGGCTCGCGCCGGCCGTGGCCAACCCGTATGGGCCCGGCAGTGCCAGCGACTCGACGGCCGTGACGTGCCAGAACAGGTTTGACCGGTCGCCGCCGGGGCGGGCGCGGCCGGCCGCCACCATCGCGGCGGAGATCTCCACCGCGTCGACCCGGTCCACCCGGGACGCCAGTGGGCGCGCCAGCGCGCCCTCGCCGGCACCGAGATCGAGGACCGTGCGGGGCGAACCGGTGACCAGATCGGCGAGCAGATCGAAGACGGCGGCCGGGTAGGGCGGGCGGTGTGCGTAGGCGGCGGCGACGCCGGTGTGCTGGAACGACGCCGCGAGGGGCGAGCTCATCAGTCCATTGTGCCAGGTTGAAGGTCCGATGAATCGCCCCAGCGGTTGCTAACGATCGGCGGCACCCCGACTTTTGCTGGCGAATATGAAAGTCTGCTCTAGACGATCGAAAGATATGGACATGTCGATGATCAGCGATTAGGGTCGGCTCCAGACCCCATTGTTTCATCGATGTGAACGGCGCCGTGAGCAGTGCACCTCGCCCGCCGTTACAGGCCCGTCCGCCCCCCAATCAGACACCGCCGACCCGTAGCTCGGGTGGGCGAGGTCTGCCTTGCCACGTCCTCTGTCGGTCGACTTGCGGAAGGTATGCCGGACATGCCCATTTTTTCCAGGCGCAGTTCCGTGCGAGGTGGCACGCGAACGCGCTGGCTCGCCAGACTCGGCGAGGGTCGGTTCAGCCGGCCGTCGGCGGCCTTGGCCGCCGTCACCGTCATGCTGGCCAGCGGTGTGCTGGCCGGAGTCTTGTCGGGCACCAGCCCGGCCGGAGCCGTAGCGCCGGCTCAGCTGCAGGCCCAGGTGCTCACCTGGACGGCCGCCGACAGCTTCCAGGCCTACGCGTCCGTGCCGACCACCGCCGTCGCGGGCCCCACCACCATCGTCTTCGAGAACAGCGCCGCGACCGGCAACACCACCGGGATGCAGCACACGCTGACCTTCGACACCGGTGACCCCCGCTACAACAACGACGTCAACATCAACATCGTGGCCGACCCGTCGGACGGCAGCCAGGGCCGGCACACGGTCGACGTGGTGCTGACCCCGGGCACCTACCACTACTTCTGCTCGATCCCCGGGCACGGGCAGATGACCGGCCTGCTGGTGGTCACCGGCGGCGGCGGCGACACCACCGCGCCGACCGTGTCGGCGCAGGTCGCGGGGGAGCGCGACGGCAACGGCAACTACGTCGGCGCGGCGACGGTGACGGTCAACGCCAGCGACGCCGGCTCGGGCGTGGCCCGGGTGGAATACGCGCTCGACGACGGCCCGTTCGGCACCTACTCGGCGCCGGTCACTGTCAACAGCCCCGGCCAGCACACGGTGCGGTTCCGCGCGACCGACGAGGCCGGCAACACCTCGGAGATCGGGTCGACGCAGTTCACCGTGGTGCAGCCCAACGAGGACACCACCCCACCGACCGTGACCGCGGCCGTCGACGGTGACCAGGACGAGAACGGCGCCTACGTGGGCACCGCCACCGTCACGCTGACCGCCACCGACACCGGGTCCGGCGTCGCCACCGTCGAATACTCGCTCGACGGCGGTGCGTTCACGGCCTACACCGCGCCGGTCACGGTCAGCACCCCGGGCCAGCACACCGTGCAATACCGCGCCACCGACGAGGCCGGCAACACCGCCAGCCCGCAGTCGGTCGCGTTCGCGGTGGTCGACGCGCCCGACCCGGACAACACCGCGCCCGAGGTGACCGCCACGGTCGCCGGCGAGCGCAACGACGAGGGCGCCTATGTCGGCACCGCGACGGTCACCGTCGCCGCCACCGACGCGGGCTCCGGCGTGGCCACGGTCGAATACTCGCTCGACGGCGCGCCCTACGCGGCCTACACCGCGCCGGTCGCGGTCAACCAGCCGGGTGCGCACACGCTCAGCGCCCGCGCCACCGACGAGGCCGGCAACACCTCCACGCCGGAGACGGTCACCTTCACCGTCGCGGACACCACCGGCGCGGACACCACCGCGCCGACCGTCAGCGCCGCGGTCACCGGTGACCAGAACGAGAGCGGCGCCTACGTGGGCAGCGCGACCGTCACCGTCACCGCCACCGACGCGGAGTCCGGTGTGGACACCGTGGAATACGCGGTCGACGGCGGCGCCTACGCGGCCTACACCGGGCCGGTCACGGTCAACCAGGTCGGGGCACACAGCGTGAGCTACCGGGCGACCGACCACGCCGGCAACACCTCGACGCCGCAGACGGCCACGTTCACGGTCGTCGACGCGCCCAACCCCGACAACACCCCGCCGGCGGCGACCGCCACGGTGACCGGCACCCGCAACACCGCCGGCGCCTACGTCGGCGCGGCCACGGTGACGATCGCGGCCACCGACGCGGGCTCCGGTGTGGACAGTGTCGAATACTCGCTCGACGGCGCTCCCTACGCGGCCTACACCGCGCCGGTCACCGTCAACCAGATCGGCGCCCACAGCGTGAGCTACCGGGCGACCGACCGGGCCGGCAACACCTCGACGCCGCAGACGGCGACGTTCACGGTGGTCGCGGTGCCCAACCCGGACACCACCGCGCCGGTCGTCAACGCGGCCCTCGCCGGTCAGCTCGACGGCAGTTGGTCCTACATCGGCAGCGCGACCGTCACGCTGACCGCCACCGACACCGAGTCCGGCGTGCTGCGGGTCGAATACGCCCTGGACGGGCGCGGCTACCTGGTCTACACCGGGCCGGTCACGGTCAACACCCCGGGCGCGCACACCTTCAGCTACCGGGCCACCGACCGGGCCGGCAACGTCTCCAGCACCGCGTCGACCACGTTCACCGTGGTCGAGAGCGGCCCGCCGGCGCCGACCTGCACGGTCGCCGACAACCGCACCACGGTCTGGATGGGCACCCACAACAGCGGCGTCGCCAACCGGGTCGTCGAGCGCGGTTGCAGCATCAACGACCTCGTGCTCGACGAGTCGCCGTGGGCCAGCACCGCGGAGTTCGTCGCGCACGTCACCGAGGTCGCCGACCGGCTGCACAGCCGCGGCTTCATCCCGCTCAAGGACCGCAACGGCCTGGTCCGGGGTGCCCGGGAGAGCAACGTCGGCAAGTCCGAGGCGGTGCAGGGCTACACGCCGCTGCTGGACACCAAGGCCGCGTCGTTCAAGCTCTGGGAGCAGGTCGGCGCCGGCGGTTTCCGCCGCAACGCCGACGGCTCGATCTCCAGCAAGCCGGTCGACGGCCTGGGCATGCTCTGGTTCCCGGTCCGCACCTACGGCGACTTCTCGCTCAAGTTGCAGTGGCGCGACGACGCACCCGGTGAGGGGCGCGCCAACAGCGGCGTCTTCGTCCGCTTCCCGCAGGTGCACCAGCACCCGCAGGAGCCACGGCCGGAGTGGGTGGCCATCAAATACGGCCACGAGCTGCAGATCTTCGACAGCCCGACGGGCGATCAATACAAGAGCGGCTCGGTGTACGGGTTCGACCAGGTCAACCTGGCCGACGCGGGGGTGACCGCCAAGGGCACCTGGAACGACTACGAGATCCGGGTCGTCGGGCAGCACTACTCGATCTTCCGCAACGGCAAGCTGATCAACCAGTTCACCAACGGTCCGGGCCAGCTCTTCAACCCACCACGGGCGGACGACCCGGGCACCGACGGGCGGCAGAACGCCGAGGGCTACATCGGCCTCCAGAACCACAGCGCGGCCGACGCTGTCAGCTTCCGCAACGTCCGCATCGCACCGCTGACCCCGTAGGCAAAGGACAAGACCAGTGGAGAAGGAAACCTCACGCCTGGGTACGGTCGGCGGTCCGCGGCTGATGGCCGTCGCGATCCTCGCCGTGACCCTGGTCGGCGCGGGGGTCCTCCGGTTCGGCGGCCTGACGGCCGCCGGGCCGGGGGCGCCCGCCGCGGTCCCCGCCGTCAACACCCAGCAGCAGGCCGAACTCGCGGCGCTGGCGCCGGGCGACCGCCCCGACGGCTGCATCCAACCCGACCGCCGCATCCAGCTCTACGCGGTCGAGTTGCCCCGTGACAACAACCAGATCCGGCTCGGCTACGGCCTGACGCCGGAGACCGCCTCGTACCCCGGACCGTTGATCGAGATGATCGAGGGTGAGTGCCTGGCGATCACCCTGCACAACGACGTCCCGGCGGCGACCCTGGAAGCGCTCCGCCAGGACCCCAACCACCCGCTCGGGGTGTCGCTGCACACCCATGGCGTCAAATACACGCCGGCCTCCGACGGCACCATCCACACCGACTCGTGGGTGCCGCCGGGCGGCCAGCGCACCTACATCTGGTTCGCGAAGCCGCGTGGTGCCGGATCGCAGGGCACGGCCGGCTACTGGTGGTACCACGACCACATGGTCGGTGGTCCACATGGGACCCGCGGCCAGGGCACCGGACTGTTCGGCGGGCTCGTCGTGCGCCGGCAGGGCGACATCCGGCCCAACCGCACCTACGTGACCGCGTTCGGTGACCTCCAGTCGATCAACCTGAAGCGCGGCGCCGCGACCGACACCTGCGACCCGGCCAACCCGGTGCCCGGCCCGACCTGCCTGATCGCCAAGCCCGGCGAGCGGGTCGAGTTCCTGGTCATCGGCATGGGCAACGACATGCACACCTTCCACCTGCACGGGCACTCCTGGTCGGACAGCCGCACCGGGATGCTCGACGGCACCAACAAGGCCCTGGCCGACGCGGTGCCGGTCATCGACAACAAGGCCCTCGGGCCCGGCGACTCGTTCGGTGTGACGGTGGTCGCCGGTGACTCGGTCGGCGCCGGCAACTGGATGCTGCACTGCCACATGCAGTTCCACTCCGACCAGGGCATGGCGACGATGCTGCACGTCCTCCAGCCGGACGGCACGCTCGCGCCGCACAGCGCCGACCACGCGCCGGCCGCGGCCTCCGACGCCACGGCCGCGCACGCCGGGCACGAGGGGGCCCACCAGTGACCATCCGATCCCCGCAGCATCCCGAAGGAGCAGGAATGGCCCACCGAAAGCGGCGCCGGGTCGCCGCAACGGCGCTACGCCGCGCGTTCGCGCTGGTGTCGGCGGCCGTGCTGACGCTCGGCATCTTGTCCGGGCCGGCATCCGCACCGGCCGCCGCCGCGGTGGCGCCGACCTGGGGTGCCAACGCCGTCAACGTGTTGGTCTTCCACGGCCCGACCGACCAGCAGGACGACCCGGTCGCCAAGGCGGTCGCCGCGGTGCGCAAGCTCGGCACCGACAACGGCTTCACCGTCAAGGTGTCCAGTGACCCGACCGTGTTCACCGCCGACAACCTCGCCAAATATCGCGGCGTCGTGTTCCTGTCCGCCAACGGCGTCACGCTCAACGACGCGCAGGAGGCGGCTTTCCAGGCGTACGTCAAGGGTGGCGGCGGTTTCGTCGGCGTCCACGACGCGGCCCGCGCGCAGCCCGGCTCCGAGTGGTTCACCGGGCTGATCGGCACCCGGCCGGCACCGAGCCTGCCCAACGCCGAGAAGGTCGTCGAGCGCGCGGCGAGCGGTGAGAACGCGCCCAACGAGGGCATCGCTCAGCTCTTCGACGGCTCGACCGGCACCAAGTGGCTGGTGCGCACCAACACCGGCTGGGCGCAGGGCAAGCTGGCCTCCCCGACCGTGGTCAACCGCTACGCGCTCACCTCGGCCAACGACTTCCCCGGCCGCGACCCGAAGAACTGGAAGCTACAGGGCTCCAACGACGGGCAGAGCTGGACCGACCTGGACACCCGGACCAACGAGGTGTTCCCGCAACGGTTCCAGACCCGGCAGTTCTCGTTCACCAACACCACCGCCTACCAGTACTACCGGCTGGACATCTCGGCCAACAGCGGTGAGCCGCTGATCCAGCTCGCCGAGCTGTGGCTGATCGGCCCCGACGCCGGGCCGCCGCCGGAGAGCAACGTGCAGCAGGCGACGGTCAGCGTGACCGACCGCCAGCACCCGGCCAACAAGGGCCTGCCGCTGACCTGGACCCGCTCGGACCAGTGGATCAACTGGGACCCGAACCCGACCGGCAACGTGCAGACCATCGCCCAGGTCCAGGAGAACACCTACAACGCCGGGCTCAGCGGCAACGGTGCCTTCCACCCGATCTCCTGGTGCCGCGACTACGACGGCGGCCGCTCCTTCTACACCGGCATGGGGCGCACCGACGCGAGCTACACCACCGACACCAGGTTCCTCGGCCACCTGCTCGGCGCGATCCAGTGGACCACCGGCCTGGTGCGCGGTGACTGCCAGGCGACCATCGCGTCCAACTACAAGGTGGAACGGCTGACCGCGGCCAACCAGCCCGGCCAGCTCGACCAGATCGGCGAGCCGCACGGCCTGACCATCGCGCCGGACGGCACCGTCTTCTACATCGGCAAGGCGGCCTGCCCGACCGGGCCCGTCGTCGACTGGAACAACCCCAACGTGGGGCTCGGCTGCGGCACGATCCACTCCTGGGATCCGCGTACCAAACAGGTCAAGCTCCTCACCACGCTCAAGGTGATGGGCAACCGGGGCAGTGGCAGCGAGTTGGTCAAGAACGAGGAAGGTCTGGTCGGCATCACGCTCGACCCGAACTTCGCCGACAACGGCTGGTTCTACGTGTTCTGGATGCCGCACGAGTCGATCGACCGGGAGAAGCGGGTCGGCCAGCGGACGGTGTCCCGGTTCACCTACGACAAGGCGACCCAGAGCATCGACCAGGCCACCCGCAAGGACCTGCTGCACTGGGACACCCAGATCCACAGCTGCTGCCACGCCGGCGGCGGCATGACCTTCGACGAGTCCGGCAACCTGTTCATCGGTTCCGGTGACAACAACTCGTCCGGCGGCTCCGACGGCTACTCGGGCAACAACTGGACCGAGGAGTTCGCCGGCCTGTCGTTCCAGGACGCGCGGCGCACCGCCGGCAACACCAACAACCTCAACGGCAAGATCCTGCGGATCCACCCGGAGGCCGACGGCACCTACTCGATCCCCGACGGCAACCTGTTCACCGGCCAGGAGGGCGGTGGCGGCAAGGCCCGCCCGGAGATCTACGTGATGGGCGTGCGCAACATCGCCCGGATCGCCTGGGACAAGGCCAACCACTGGCTGACCGCCGCGTGGGTCGGCCCCGACGCCGGCGCACCGAGCCCGGAACTGGGGCCGGCGAAGTACGAGACCGCGACGATCATCACTCAGCCCGGCAACCACGGCTGGCCCTACTGCATGGGCAACCGGCAGCCCTACCGCGACCGCAGCACGACCGACGCGAGCGTGCTGACCG
This genomic interval from Asanoa ferruginea contains the following:
- a CDS encoding multicopper oxidase domain-containing protein; protein product: MEKETSRLGTVGGPRLMAVAILAVTLVGAGVLRFGGLTAAGPGAPAAVPAVNTQQQAELAALAPGDRPDGCIQPDRRIQLYAVELPRDNNQIRLGYGLTPETASYPGPLIEMIEGECLAITLHNDVPAATLEALRQDPNHPLGVSLHTHGVKYTPASDGTIHTDSWVPPGGQRTYIWFAKPRGAGSQGTAGYWWYHDHMVGGPHGTRGQGTGLFGGLVVRRQGDIRPNRTYVTAFGDLQSINLKRGAATDTCDPANPVPGPTCLIAKPGERVEFLVIGMGNDMHTFHLHGHSWSDSRTGMLDGTNKALADAVPVIDNKALGPGDSFGVTVVAGDSVGAGNWMLHCHMQFHSDQGMATMLHVLQPDGTLAPHSADHAPAAASDATAAHAGHEGAHQ
- a CDS encoding 3-keto-disaccharide hydrolase; protein product: MPIFSRRSSVRGGTRTRWLARLGEGRFSRPSAALAAVTVMLASGVLAGVLSGTSPAGAVAPAQLQAQVLTWTAADSFQAYASVPTTAVAGPTTIVFENSAATGNTTGMQHTLTFDTGDPRYNNDVNINIVADPSDGSQGRHTVDVVLTPGTYHYFCSIPGHGQMTGLLVVTGGGGDTTAPTVSAQVAGERDGNGNYVGAATVTVNASDAGSGVARVEYALDDGPFGTYSAPVTVNSPGQHTVRFRATDEAGNTSEIGSTQFTVVQPNEDTTPPTVTAAVDGDQDENGAYVGTATVTLTATDTGSGVATVEYSLDGGAFTAYTAPVTVSTPGQHTVQYRATDEAGNTASPQSVAFAVVDAPDPDNTAPEVTATVAGERNDEGAYVGTATVTVAATDAGSGVATVEYSLDGAPYAAYTAPVAVNQPGAHTLSARATDEAGNTSTPETVTFTVADTTGADTTAPTVSAAVTGDQNESGAYVGSATVTVTATDAESGVDTVEYAVDGGAYAAYTGPVTVNQVGAHSVSYRATDHAGNTSTPQTATFTVVDAPNPDNTPPAATATVTGTRNTAGAYVGAATVTIAATDAGSGVDSVEYSLDGAPYAAYTAPVTVNQIGAHSVSYRATDRAGNTSTPQTATFTVVAVPNPDTTAPVVNAALAGQLDGSWSYIGSATVTLTATDTESGVLRVEYALDGRGYLVYTGPVTVNTPGAHTFSYRATDRAGNVSSTASTTFTVVESGPPAPTCTVADNRTTVWMGTHNSGVANRVVERGCSINDLVLDESPWASTAEFVAHVTEVADRLHSRGFIPLKDRNGLVRGARESNVGKSEAVQGYTPLLDTKAASFKLWEQVGAGGFRRNADGSISSKPVDGLGMLWFPVRTYGDFSLKLQWRDDAPGEGRANSGVFVRFPQVHQHPQEPRPEWVAIKYGHELQIFDSPTGDQYKSGSVYGFDQVNLADAGVTAKGTWNDYEIRVVGQHYSIFRNGKLINQFTNGPGQLFNPPRADDPGTDGRQNAEGYIGLQNHSAADAVSFRNVRIAPLTP